The Brassica napus cultivar Da-Ae chromosome C7, Da-Ae, whole genome shotgun sequence genomic interval TAGATGATAGAGAATTAGGTTTCTCAAATCTCAAAGGCCATGCAtgaagagaaagtgagagaaaCAAATATTTGTAGAGCTAAAGGTATGGTAATGTCATTTTCAACGGGTGCCGAAACAGAGgaataaatgatataaaatcCACTTTAAACCgcttacatataattttttgtcaagCTGTATATATCATTGTCTAAtaagtatatttaaaataacaattggtttatatattttgattgatttagaaatccatatagtatttataaatccaagtaaaatatgcaaattcaGAGGTTTTTCCTCAGATTTGactctttgtatttttaactaaaaaaaccaaacaaatccattcaaatccattattaaatcaaatatattagtaaatccgtacgattgaataacacttgatttgatatagaatttatgaatcattaaaccaataacacatgattttaatacaaatttgaaaatcatagaaccaataacactagatttagttcatattttcaaatctattaaaatacaacaaccaataacccctacaaAACAGTCAATCACTAAATATAATACTATGCAACTTCAAAAACAACCAAAACAGTTTATGTAGAATTTTGAATTTACTAAAAACATAACATATCAACAAAATCATTTTAagaaaatgtctaataaataatttaaaatagaaattttataaaGATTGTATTTAACTAGAGGAACCAGTTTTGTATTTCACAATTGTGTATTTACAATTGTAAAAGTGTGATAATATCTAGAATAATTATTATCtgtcataaattttaaatatagctATTGTGATTGAAAATGATATTTCAACATTTAGATTACAGTTTAGATCCTCAATACATACATTAAAAAGTTATTTAGTATAAAATATTACGGATTAAATTAGATTGAGAACTGAAACTAACTAAAACAATATGACACttctataattttcatatttagttagataattaaattaataatcagTAAATTACAAGGAAACTAATTTAGACATTTACACATAAGATTTTGTTATTGATATATCTTATCATGTTTCACTATAGTGTTGGTATATAATTTTACTTTCCATTTATTAATTAAGTTACTAAAGTAATTATACTATAAAATgattatcatttttaatttgatatatttctaaaaaacatACATTATATAGATTTCTTTATGAAATAACACATATCTAGTTATTACTATGGAAATTATTTCTTATGATAACTTTGCATTGTGAACACAAAGTAATAAATATTGTGAACACAAAGTAACAATTACTATGTGAAATAAATAAgagatttatattatatttagtaTAATAAGTCTTAAACaaattttggatgttttttcaTTGTTTCTGCTTTTGTTGTTTTGCAGACAAGAAGCTTAGATGTTAACTGGGACCTTACAGTTTAAGGGTTTAGTTTCGTTTAGGATattaaaatttacatgaaaattataaaatattaaaatttgtagtgtaataatttatagacattttatttattttattcaaaacgGCCAAGTGAATAGAAGTGGAGTTGGACCTGGGCGTAATACTAATACTCTTGTAACATCGGATCCGaagttttaaaatgtataaatctAAGTCGACGTTTATACAATTAATTTAAGAGAGCAAAGAAAATAAATGTTGTGGTTTGTAATGGAGGAATAAATGAGGGGACATAAACTAGGAGCGGCTATTGCGCCACGCTTAGGCCGTTTTGTCTCGTCTCATTTTTAGACATCAGATAGCTACTTCTCACCCCCACTCAATTCTCTTCTATCTAATTATTTATTGCTTTCATTatttgttccaaaaaaaaaatcactgttttttattttagtcGAACTATTAGCAACATAGAACATGTTAGTATTTGATCTAAACTCTGCTCTAGACACCTTTTAACTGATGAACTTATTAGTCGTTTATATATGATACATGCAGTGCGGCCCTGAGATTTAGGGGCTATAGacggtttttaaaaaattccagctaaaaatttttttggtaaatttgaggacctaaaaaaaatttttgagaACCTTTTTTTATGtgattttttccaaaatttttggaGACCTAAAGCCAATGTTTCGTTAGGCTTTGCCCAGGACCGGTCCTGGATACATGCCATTTGTTTTGGTTGTGCATGGTATTATTATGTTTAGATCTCAACAACATCAACATGATCCACTTCCCCGGACCACATTGTTTATTTAACCAAGCATATATGATCAAAGCAACTAAAGATCgatcagaagaagaaaagatgaCCCAATGCATTGAAAGAATAAAATGATTTCCGCAACTCAAGATctacttttagattttgaaacAGTGATGAACATAAGTTCACCGATTAGTACATGATAACAAATCATGACAACCACAGAAAATAATAACGTATGCTAATCAGTGCCACTGAACTACTACTCCCTCcatttcataatataagtagttttacgtttcaaaatataagtagttttgaCTAAAAGCACGAAGATtgagaaatattttataataaataggttagatataatttaaccaataaaaaataaatctatttaatttgattgatcacactgtattcaataaatgtaaaaattatctAGAAATACGAAAACTAcgtacattttgaaacaaaaacattttccTAAAACTATTTATggtatgaaacggagggagtagtacTGTATTACATTTGCCGATGCCATTATATGATTATtgatatttatgttattatgtACCCGCACTTCTTATTATAAACTATACTCCTTTGGAATACTTAATCCAACTTTGTAGTTGGGGATTGTGATTACTACCACATGTCACAGGAGCTTTTTAGACTTAATATTTAAGACTCACATATTAATTAATCGAATATATGTCTGATAGAAAGCCGAGGTAAACACATTTTTAATGAAAAGGTCGGTccacaattaattaattagaaaGCTTTCTGCCTAATGCGTGTATTATATACTTACTTGACCCCAACTTGTAATAACACAAAGCATGTGACATGAAAACCACttctgaaaataaaaatggCCTAGTAATATAGGCTGTGTTATTATTATCTTGATACCTATAGCCTAGACTCCACagataatttaaaaatgtatcGAGCTGTGAACCTTTAATTACTCTCTAAGTATATTCATCGCTATTAACAGAGTCGCTTAAAAACAAAGTGAAGTATGGATTGGGGAGATAGATAGATGAGGATTCGTTTTCAGTGTCCTTCGAGAAATAGTAATgcattttgtatttgaactcgATTTTGCAATTTGCGTTTGGTATAGTTCTTGTATGGATCAGAACAATACGACtgcaataaaataaaaggatGTGGAAACAAAGCATAGTAGaaagaacacacaaaaacaaGATTGAATTGTCCCCTTCAAATCAACCATTTggtgattttgaaaaaaataaaatcatttctcataaatgtatatgtttttttggaATGATTATGATTTTGGATTCGTGGATCCATACATCCCTTAAGATGAAATTCAGATGACATACATTATTATTCTGCatagtagattttttttttccaatgatatttaagtatataacttGCAATTCTTTTACTAAACAATGTAAAACTTTAACCACAGAGACCAATTGATGGTTGGTTATTGAATATGACATTTCTCAatcctttttgattttttttttggatggtTTACAAACCAGTGAGATTCCCATGTAAAACAATTGATTTGGATAAACTATAAACGTATACgtaaattaaaacaaacaaaacaaaagtttaaCGTGCTCAAGACGCAACAACAGCATGGACACCAATCTCAGGATTACTCTTCATATCAACACCATCAAGAAGACACTCTTTATCAAACCGAGGCTTTCTCCGGTATAATAATAcgaatcttttttttaacaagaTCCAAGTAAGCTTCACTAGTGTATTCTCTATCACACCAGACTCACATAGCTCCTAAACCTCACGACCTATGGACTCTACATGACGTGACCGCTCTCTCCCTCTTGTAAACGGAACAATGCAGAAGAAAATCATCACTCAACACTAATGGCATGTAAAGTTACAGAATTTGCAGCTAACAAAATCAAATCCACCAAAGACGAAGACGATACACTTCCACaatctatggattttgtgagCAATCACGTTTGATAGAATTGGCTTTTGGTAACTAATCAGAAACTCTGTTCTATCTAAAGTTCGAAACTTTATCAACAATAACTTAAAACGGGAATCTCgcaaaaaattctctaaagtTCAGAGCTTTAAGATCATTTCAATTAAATAGAAAGACTTACTCTGATTCGGTTTGTGGAGCGGTAAGAGAAGCGTTTGGCCTGAGCTTCTACAAAACGCAGCGTTTCGTTATTGGACCATCAACAAGAAAACGCAGCGTTTCGTTATCCAGACACAAGGGGGGTAATTGTTGTCGAACTAACGAACATTTTAAGCAAGCGAGACGGAGACGTAAGTGGCAGGAGGAGGAAGGAAAAGAATAATGATGATGATCCATAGATGGAGAAGATCAGGAGAGTTCGTAAGATCTGCTTGTAAATCTCTAAGTAGCCTCCGACCAGAACATAACTCAATGTCTCCTCCTGTTTcaggttcggtttttttttttttccgatgacttttttgttaattcaaatTACACCTGGAAATtaaaaagattgaaactttgGGATTGGATTTAGGCTTTGTGAATCGTTACGAGTCAAAAGGAAAGACCTTTCAGTCAAATGCTTGGAATGATCATAACAGAGAGCTTGATCTTGGTAGAAACTTGGGGATGATGCAACAGTATAAATCATTTGGGTCATCATCAGCTTCGAAAGTCCAGAGAAACCCATTGTTTTCTTCGTTAGAACCGAAGGACGTTAGCTACTTCAAGGAGATACTTGGTGATAAACACGTGATTGAAGATGAAGAGAGGCTTGAGACTGCTAATACAGATTGGATGCACAAGTACAGAGGATCTAGTAAGCTGATGCTCTTGCCCAAGAACACTGAAGAGGTCTtgtcttgtttttatttttccaatGACTTTGTTTTGGATTCTGATGAAAATTTGTGTTGAACATAGATTTTTATGGTTTGTTGCAGGTGTCTCAGATACTTAAGTATTGTGATTCTAGGAGTTTAGCTGTTGTTCCTCAAGGAGGAAACACCGGTCTTGTTGGTGGAAGTGTCCCTGTCTTTGATGAGGTTCTTCTACACTTCTTTTTCTTCTACACATTGAttgttgttgataaaaaaatgttggaTGAGGTTCTACACTATTCTCATCTTTGCAGGTGATCATCAATGTTGGTTTGATGAATAAAGTCTTGTCCTTTGATGAGGTAATCAGCaatcttgtatttaaaaaagcAGCtgctcctctcttttttttttgtcttaccctctcttttttttttgtcttacttAGATGAAAATTGGTGTTAGCTGATTAGTGGAGATTACAACCTTTTATTTTAGTGTCAGTTGCTTCATAAGTATATAGCTAATAAGGCAGCAAGATTCTATtagatacaaaaaaattattacctAAAGAGTAATGTAACTACATGCTTGGTGATGATATGATGCTCTATACTTCAGGTTAGTGGAGTCTTGGTGTGTGAAGCAGGATGCATTTTGGAAAATCTGGCAACTTTCCTTGACACAAAAGGGTAATAATAGAAGAGAAGAGtgtttttgtttattacttaaaattgTTGGGTTAGCAGCAAACATAGATTAATGTTTCCTCTAGTTTTGTAATGCCACTAGACTTAGGTGCaaaaggaagctgtcatatagGTGGAAATGTTTCAACTAACGCTGGTGGTTTGCGCCTTATCCGTTACGGCTCACTTCACGGAACCGTATTGGGTAATAATCAATTTATAGTCCTAGTCACTATATACTTTTGGATCTCATCTTCATTGTTTTTCATGTTCTTATTACCATCTCAGGTCTAGAAGCTGTCACAGCAAATGGCAATGTGCTTGACATGCTTGGAACTTTACGCAAAGACAACACTGGATACGACTTAAAACATTTGTTTATCGGTAGGTCTCATCATGACCTTGTGCTTATACAGTCACTTCATTAACAAAAGAGAGTTATAATTATCTCACAGGGAGTGAAGGATCACTTGGTATTGTGACTAAAGTTTCTATACTCACACAACCAAAGATGTCTTCTGTAAACTTAGCTTTTATCGCTTGCAAAGATTTTCTCAGCTGCCAGGTTTTGATCTTCTTTACACTTGTAATCAGATTCTCTTTACTATAAGGAGATGACGTGTGTGAACCATTGTCTCTTATTAAGTATTTACCTTTTTCAGAAACTTCTTGTTGAAGCAAAGAGAAATCTTGGAGAGATACTGTCCGCTTTTGAGTTTCTTGATAACAACTCCATGGATTTGGTAAAAGCTTTTAGGACCTGTTTGGCATTAgtctatgattttttttgctaaaccgATATTCATTTGACAGGTACTGAACCACTTAGACGGTGTCCGTAATCCAGTTTCCTCTTCAGAgaacttttatattttgatagagACAACTGGAAGTGGTGAAACTTATGACAGGTAAAATGAATTTGTATTTAAATCCATTGAGAGAGTTTAGTCTAAGTATGATTCAATAACTAATGCAGGGAGAAGCTTGAAGCGTTCCTTTTAAAGTCACTGGAACAAGGTTTAGTATCTGATGGTGTAATAGCTCAAGACATAAACCAAGCATCCTCGTTTTGGCGCATACGAGAGGTACACACTTTAGTATCATTTAATCTTGATGTTACACAGACGTAtaatgtcatatatatttttatcttgcaGGGTATAACAGAGGCGTTACAAAAAGCAGGAGCTTGTTACAAGTATGACTTATCCTTACCTGTTGAAGAGATTTACAATATTGTCAATGACCTTAGAGGGAGATTAGGTAAGATACATATCACTGCACTGTCTCCTAATAACTTCAAAACTGAATCATGCATATGGTTCAGGTGACTTGGCAAATGTTATGGGATATGGTCACCTTGGAGACGGTAATCTTCATTTAAACATCTCAGCCTCGGAATATAACGATAAGGCAAGTCCAAATATTGATCTAAAACACTTGGAAGATGTCTTCCAAAGTGATTAATTTTCTTCACTCTTTACTTTGCAGCTTTTAGGTTTAATAGAACCTTATGTCTATGAGTGGACATCAAAGCACCGTGGAAGCATCAGTGCAGAACATGGATTAGGTGTAATGAAAGCTAATGAGATCTTCTACAGCAAATCACCTGAAACCGTGAGcttaacaaacaaacaacaaatCGATATAACATATCTATAGAGTTTTTTGGGGTGATTCTCGTCACACTCTTATTTGCAGGTTGCATTAATGGTATCCATCAAAAAGTTGCTGGACCCTAAGGGGATTCTCAATCCATACAAAGTTCTTCCTCACTCTTTCTTCTCTCcctaaggtaaaaaaaaaaaagaagattatgCTTTATGATTATGCACCGAAATTATTGAAAGCACCTAAGAGGAATCTATCATCTTTAGTTTTGGGAATCATTGACATTCTTCTTTTAAAACGAATGCAAGGTGGGGATGAGAGATGATTCTTCCAAAAAGAATATGATGAGGAGCCCAAGTTTGAGCAGTATGATTGATGCAAAGGAACAATAAGCAAGTGTTGATTAAAAACTCACTTAAACTCACTAAAGTGTATATATGCTTGTTCCATGTTTGTTGTCACTGTGTCTTAATATCTTATTATCATGGataagaaagaataaaaaaccTATGGAGCTTACGTGTACTACAAGTTTGCAGTAAGGGAAGAATCTATCATCATAATCTTCGGAAGAATCTATAATCGGTGTTAGAGAAACAAGATTGGTCCAAAGACCTTAATTGAACCAGCTTTAATTGGGAAAGGTCTCTCTAGTTTAGGAAATAAAGGTTTTTCTGAATTTAGATTTTTGGAATGTTTAATGATTATATTCCAAACTGATCGTGATCGTGAGAGTAGCAAAAGCGTGTAAAGATTCGGTTTCTCCAGCACCAGTGGAAAGACATGATAGAAACGACTTGGGTTTGATGACTGGACATAGATGCTATGCTTTAACACACAAGTTGAAGGTGATAAGACACTATAAAAAGCTCATTGATATGGCTAAGGAGACAAAAACACACACACTCAATCTTCTCTTTATTGCACTCACTGTAATACTTTTAAACACAAATGACTACTTCATCTGAGACAACTCGCAAGGTTGGTTAACTGCTTCCTTAGATTTTATCTAACAATAAGTCTATTGTTATAACTCATTTGCCTTTATCATCtctctgttttttattttgttagggCCTGAccaaaattgccacaaatagaGTTCAGAAAGAGTTCATGGAGTGGCAGACTAACCCTCCTGCTGGTTTCAAGCACAGAGTCTCTGATAATCTCCAACGGTACATAACACTATACTCATTCATACCCATTTTCGAAAAACAAATGATGAAATGTTGAAAATGTTGGTGTGAAAAGATGGACCATTGAAGTGAAGGGAGCTCCAGGAACTCTTTATGCCAATGAAACTTACCAACTTCAAGTGGAGTTTCCTGAGCATTATCCTATGGAAGCTCCACAGGTTATCTTTCAGCATCCAGCTCCACTCCATCCTCATGTTTACAGCAACGGTCACATTTGCTTGGGTAAGAAACAAACACAATGTCTCACTTGTGTGTTTGCCCTATCTTTCAAAGTCTGATAACATGAGATTCTGTGTATTTTTGGTGATGCAGATGTTTTGTATGGTTCATGGTCGCCTGCAATGAGACTAAGTTCAATCTGTCTTAGCATTCTCTCAATGCTCTCAAGCTCATCTGTGAAGGTTTGTTGTGTGTTTTGTgcattctcttctttctttggcTTTGACAGTATATTCTTCTTATGCTGTTTTGTATTCTCTTATGACCCATCCTTGCAGCAAAAGCCGAAAGACAATGACCACTATTTGAAAAACTGCAAAAATGGAAGATCTCCTAAGGAAACGAGGTGGCGCTACCATGACGATAAAGCATAACATCTCTCTATGTGTGACGCGTCCTTGTATTGTAATTAGAAACCAAATGTATGATCTCAGGTCAAGTTATTGACCTGTTTCTATCTtcaaaactacaaaaaatagtttctaTGTGGTTTAATCACACGAAAAAGCTTGTGCATAAAACTATAAAGTCAAGAAATaacatgatttatttattaagtCTTAATCTTCTGTTGAAAAGAGATCATCCATGACTGCGCGCAGTACAAACCAAAAAATGATAGAACTATTGATCCAAAAGAAGAAACCTTTGCTCCTAAAAGCCTTCGAGTATTAATCGGCTGAAGGCAAAAATGTGTGTTCTACCATTGTAAAGAAAAAGGCTCATGAGACTTTCCATGACATCTTACATTGTAATAAACACTTAAAAGGACAACTCAGCAGACGCTTCATCTGTTCCTCGTTCCATTTTAATAGTCCCTGCAGCCAAAGTCTCAAGCTTTAGCATGTGAATTGAAGACTAAACCGGTCTACGGTCTGTGTACACTGTGACAAAATACAAAACCTTATGTTTGAGTGACCAgaagaaacttcaaaagccCCCCCATGAAACTCGATACAAATCCCACAACCAAAGTTCCATATAAAAATAAGCAAACAACTTTACGCAAACCCATAATCAAACATACTGTTTCTTATCAATGCCAAGACTTCATAGCTACAACAACTCAACAAGATCCATACACAACACTTCTCACAGTCACAGACAGAGCTAACGTTCCATAGAAGAAAAAGCAAACAATTTTATGCAAACTCAGAATCAACATACTGTTTCCTTTTCAATTCCAAGACTCCAATAGTAATTACAACTCAACAAAATCAATACACAACACTGCTCACAA includes:
- the LOC106407062 gene encoding probable ubiquitin-conjugating enzyme E2 17 isoform X2, whose protein sequence is MTTSSETTRKGLTKIATNRVQKEFMEWQTNPPAGFKHRVSDNLQRWTIEVKGAPGTLYANETYQLQVEFPEHYPMEAPQVIFQHPAPLHPHVYSNGHICLDVLYGSWSPAMRLSSICLSILSMLSSSSVKQKPKDNDHYLKNCKNGRSPKETRWRYHDDKA
- the LOC106411402 gene encoding D-2-hydroxyglutarate dehydrogenase, mitochondrial isoform X1 encodes the protein MMMIHRWRRSGEFVRSACKSLSSLRPEHNSMSPPVSGFVNRYESKGKTFQSNAWNDHNRELDLGRNLGMMQQYKSFGSSSASKVQRNPLFSSLEPKDVSYFKEILGDKHVIEDEERLETANTDWMHKYRGSSKLMLLPKNTEEVSQILKYCDSRSLAVVPQGGNTGLVGGSVPVFDEVIINVGLMNKVLSFDEVSGVLVCEAGCILENLATFLDTKGFVMPLDLGAKGSCHIGGNVSTNAGGLRLIRYGSLHGTVLGLEAVTANGNVLDMLGTLRKDNTGYDLKHLFIGSEGSLGIVTKVSILTQPKMSSVNLAFIACKDFLSCQKLLVEAKRNLGEILSAFEFLDNNSMDLVLNHLDGVRNPVSSSENFYILIETTGSGETYDREKLEAFLLKSLEQGLVSDGVIAQDINQASSFWRIREGITEALQKAGACYKYDLSLPVEEIYNIVNDLRGRLGDLANVMGYGHLGDGNLHLNISASEYNDKLLGLIEPYVYEWTSKHRGSISAEHGLGVMKANEIFYSKSPETVALMVSIKKLLDPKGILNPYKVLPHSFFSP
- the LOC106407062 gene encoding probable ubiquitin-conjugating enzyme E2 17 isoform X1, with protein sequence MTTSSETTRKGLTKIATNRVQKEFMEWQTNPPAGFKHRVSDNLQRWTIEVKGAPGTLYANETYQLQVEFPEHYPMEAPQVIFQHPAPLHPHVYSNGHICLDVLYGSWSPAMRLSSICLSILSMLSSSSVKVCCVFCAFSSFFGFDSIFFLCCFVFSYDPSLQQKPKDNDHYLKNCKNGRSPKETRWRYHDDKA
- the LOC106411402 gene encoding D-2-hydroxyglutarate dehydrogenase, mitochondrial isoform X2, whose product is MMMIHRWRRSGEFVRSACKSLSSLRPEHNSMSPPVSGFVNRYESKGKTFQSNAWNDHNRELDLGRNLGMMQQYKSFGSSSASKVQRNPLFSSLEPKDVSYFKEILGDKHVIEDEERLETANTDWMHKYRGSSKLMLLPKNTEEVSQILKYCDSRSLAVVPQGGNTGLVGGSVPVFDEVIINVGLMNKVLSFDEVSGVLVCEAGCILENLATFLDTKGFVMPLDLGAKGSCHIGGNVSTNAGGLRLIRYGSLHGTVLGLEAVTANGNVLDMLGTLRKDNTGYDLKHLFIGSEGSLGIVTKVSILTQPKMSSVNLAFIACKDFLSCQKLLVEAKRNLGEILSAFEFLDNNSMDLVLNHLDGVRNPVSSSENFYILIETTGSGETYDREKLEAFLLKSLEQGLVSDGVIAQDINQASSFWRIREGITEALQKAGACYKYDLSLPVEEIYNIVNDLRGRLGDLANVMGYGHLGDGNLHLNISASEYNDKLLGLIEPYVYEWTSKHRGSISAEHGLGVMKANEIFYSKSPETVALMVSIKKLLDPKGILNPYKVLPHSFFSP